In the Leptospira sp. WS4.C2 genome, one interval contains:
- a CDS encoding alpha/beta fold hydrolase, giving the protein MKVVIIFSSILFSVLFSLITFYSILAYASETQVAKEIAPKSGFYIPAGDVEIFTQTAGNPVNPPVLMIHGMGSWSELWRGTMEELANNGYYAIAIDLPPFGFSDRPDPNRLNSSDQAKRISAVIQSLNLNKVHLVGHSFGGGATLDTALLIPEKIRSIHLVDVAISIDREESQQTKEGILNWFFDLIWIRNRIFNATITNPHLTSILFSLFVKDSQCVTNEKIQIIQQPLKIKDTTNYLANWLKLFIFKPNDQLAVDLKLKKNELKMPIFFIWGEADTVTPLKRGIYLQSQFPYSKLLTMPGIGHIPQLEDETKFNAILIRNLNDVHP; this is encoded by the coding sequence ATGAAAGTTGTTATAATATTTAGTTCGATCTTATTCAGTGTTCTTTTTTCTTTGATTACTTTTTATTCGATTCTTGCCTATGCAAGTGAAACTCAGGTTGCGAAGGAAATTGCTCCAAAATCAGGCTTTTATATTCCCGCAGGCGATGTAGAGATTTTTACCCAAACAGCGGGTAATCCAGTAAACCCTCCCGTCCTTATGATTCACGGGATGGGTTCTTGGAGCGAACTTTGGCGCGGGACTATGGAAGAATTAGCAAATAACGGATACTATGCGATTGCAATCGATCTTCCTCCTTTTGGTTTTTCGGATAGGCCAGATCCGAATCGACTCAACTCCTCGGACCAGGCAAAAAGAATTTCAGCAGTGATTCAAAGTCTTAATTTAAATAAGGTTCATTTAGTCGGTCATTCGTTTGGAGGTGGTGCTACTTTAGATACGGCCCTTCTCATACCCGAAAAAATTCGTTCGATTCATTTAGTCGATGTCGCTATTTCTATTGATAGAGAAGAATCACAACAAACAAAGGAAGGAATTTTAAATTGGTTTTTTGATTTGATTTGGATTCGCAATCGTATATTCAATGCAACGATCACAAATCCTCATTTAACAAGTATATTGTTTTCTCTTTTCGTTAAGGATTCCCAATGTGTAACTAATGAAAAAATTCAAATCATTCAACAACCGCTAAAAATAAAAGACACAACAAATTATTTGGCTAATTGGCTTAAACTTTTTATTTTTAAACCGAACGACCAGCTCGCTGTAGATTTAAAATTAAAAAAGAATGAACTCAAAATGCCCATTTTTTTCATCTGGGGAGAAGCGGATACAGTGACTCCATTGAAACGTGGTATCTATTTACAATCTCAATTTCCATATTCAAAATTACTAACCATGCCAGGCATTGGACATATACCGCAATTGGAAGATGAAACTAAATTCAATGCGATTTTGATTCGGAATTTAAATGATGTTCACCCATAA